In one Bactrocera tryoni isolate S06 chromosome 5, CSIRO_BtryS06_freeze2, whole genome shotgun sequence genomic region, the following are encoded:
- the LOC120777695 gene encoding dnaJ homolog subfamily B member 13, translating into MNRTELDYYAVLNVPHDAPKESITLAYRKLAIQLCPHRDPKYERDFVPLLGPTHMEPLSTNRQWEYINMAYDVLGNDLYRAIYDRFGEAGLFQGIQLPNGYFPPYQYHGDHMKVYHNVFGSYSPYANIIDIVTNPPLLYSTLEHGIGVRKKDPPVEKIIYLELEEVFKGCTKLMHVWRQEFIDTKETRTEKRKKTLKLKILPGTTQGTRFCFKEEGDRSPTKIPADIIFITADKPHHLFERSHHHDLVYTHNITLRDALVGFSFTINTLDKRALKINVSDVVYPGYVKIMPKEGLPVCENLPIAPDMRPAGLKKKKFGDLIIKFQVEYPRIMTHKMRNITKEFFDELEDLEVEAEDAPHPIHILMRKRGGRGKL; encoded by the exons ATGAATCGCACAGAACTCGATTACTATGCAGTATTAAATGTGCCTCATGATGCGCCCAAGGAGAGTATAACGTTGGCGTATCGAAAATTGGCCATACAGCTGTGTCCCCATCGCGATCCAAAGTATGAACGTGACTTCGTTCCTCTTTTGGGACCAACACATATGGAACCGTTGTCAACTAATCGCCAATGGGAATATATTAACATGGCCTATGATGTTTTAG GAAACGATTTGTATCGAGCCATCTATGATCGTTTCGGTGAGGCTGGACTTTTTCAAGGCATTCAATTGCCTAACGGTTACTTTCCGCCTTACCAATATCATGGTGATCATATGAAAGTATATCATAACGTTTTTGGCAGCTACTCGCCTTACGCAAATATCATCGACATCGTTACGAACCCACCTTTGCTCTATTCTACATTGGAACATGGCATTGGAGTGCGTAAGAAAGACCCGCCGGtagagaaaattatttatttggagTTAGAAGAAGTATTCAAAGGTTGTACGAAATTAATGCATGTCTGGAGGCAAGAGTTCATTGACACGAAGGAAACACGCACAGAGAAAAG AAAGAAAACTCTTAAACTCAAAATACTACCAGGCACCACCCAAGGTACACGATTTTGCTTTAAGGAGGAAGGTGACCGCAGTCCCACGAAAATACCAGcagatattatatttataacagCTGATAAACCACATCATCTATTTGAGCGCAGCCACCATCATGATTTAGTCTATACCCATAACATAACTTTAAGGGACGCGCTTGTCGGGTTTAGCTTCACAATTAACACATTAGATAAGCGTGCTCTGAAAATAAACGTGTCCGATGTGGTATATCCTGGCTATGTGAAAATTATGCCAAAGGAGGGACTTCCAGTTTGTGAAAATTTACCCATTGCTCCTGATATGAGACCCGCTGGattgaagaaaaagaagttcGGCGATCTAATTATAAAGTTTCAAG TTGAATATCCGCGAATTATGACACATAAAATGCGGAATATAACTAAGGAATTCTTCGATGAATTAGAAGATTTGGAAGTAGAAGCTGAAGATGCTCCACACCCTATTCACATACTTATGCGAAAGAGAGGAGGAAGAGGCAAACTCTAA